TTACTCTTGTCGTTAGAAAAAAGTTTCATCTTTTCTATTAATCTTTAGCCGAGCACACATGAGACTAAttttaaactataatagaaaaaaaaaaataggaataaATTTAAACCTTTTCTCTAGAAGAATTTCGATACACGAATTTTACTCATTTTATGCTGAAGCTCCTTAGTGATAAAGGAAAATACGAGTTGATTTGCAATCTAAAAAGCATGAATGAATCGAAAGTTTAACAGAGCAAAATTGAGCAATTTCAATTCAAATTTGCACCCATTACCAACAAATGATAATCCTCTACAAATTTTACATAATGATGGCCCAGAAACAAAGCCCAATTAATTTTGGATTGGTTTCGTAGAAATGACACTACATGGCATTCTATAGAACtgctatttaaaaattagtcGGATAAAATAAGTGTCGGTTAATCTCTGAATATTAGCCATAAAATGGTTATTAGCCAAATTGAGCCTTATGACAATGAACCCAAAACAAGGGAACTGGAACTGGCCGGCAACAATTTTTAGGAAGAGAAGAAACAAGTTACAGTTCTAATTCCCATTTCTGAGACTTGAAAGTCTACAgtcttttttgtttgtttttgaatCTCTGAAAAGTTTGGAAATGGAATTGGAGAAGGGAGTGCAGAGATGGGCAGTTGATATTTCTGAATGGAACCCTTCTCCCCATTACTTCTCTTTTGCTATGTCTTTTCTTCCCCAGCATGAGCACTCCTCCATTACCAGGTTTCTCTCAATCTCCTCCTATGTGCTTTactttttatatttatatgtgaAATGTTAAAACGTTATGTATGTCATGTAAAGTTTTCATCTTTAAGTTCATTCCATACTCCTTTGATTCTTGATTTCATGAATTGTCCATGGATTTTATATTAATTCTCATTTTATGCGATGCACTTTGATGTggacacagagtttaagaaagaaaatatttttaaaatctagGGTATAAAATAAGCTCTAGATATTTGTATGGCTGTGAATGATCTCATCAAGTCCAAAAtgagaagtttaaacataaattatttctaaatatagaaaggtACCATTCTTTTTGGGATAAACTAAAATGGAAAGtgcatcacataaattgggatagaGGGagtaaaagtttatgtatatcaTATAAAGATTTCATCTTTAAGTTTATCCTATGCTAATTTAGTTCTTGATTGCATAAAGTGTCAATGGATTTTACGTTTTATTTGAAGTGCTAAATTGATCATCTTTAAGTTAATTCTGTACTACTTTTATTCTTGATTGCATGAAACTGTATGTGGAAGCAAATAGTGAATATGCAAGCACTTTGTTATActtgaattaattatatataatGAATATGCACTTTGTATTTCAAGTAAAGTTTTTTATCTTCAAGTTTATTCTGTAATTCTTTGATTCTTGATTGCTATAAAGTGTCTACCGTAGCAAAATTTTGAATATGCACTTTGGTATAATTGCTTAATTCTATATGGGTGTCTGAAAAGCTTAGTGAGGCATTTGGTTATCACGATTGCCTTTGTGAAAAACTTGAGTGGATGTGTCACACTGATTAGGTTTTTTAAAATGGAAGATCGAAAACGGGCGCTTGTAAGCAGATTGTTGCAGTATGCACTGGTACATCAAGTCTTGGGAATCCCTTACAATGAAATTGTCATCAGGCGAACTGCTGAGGGAAAACCGTACCTGGTATATATAGAATGTGATCGCGGACTATGCTGAAAATTCACTTTCTTTTGgtcttatttgttgttgaaatgttttTGATGTTTATTTAAGTATTTTAGGAGTGTGTGCTTTAACATTAACTAGCTGGATTCTCGCATTCTTCCAAATGCTCCGGAAGAGTCGAAGACTGAATAGTTGGAAAAATGACTCATTATTCTTGGCTTGAATTTCAATATAAAGATAGGAATTATTTTCAGTGGTCTTATACTGAAAAACCTGTTCTATATAGATTTGTTATCCACTAGACAGCTTGCACAAGACAAATACTTGGAATATGGCATGAAGAACTTGGTGTTAAACCTTTTTTTGGGTAGTAAAATACGAAATCTCCTTTTTCAAAGGTAATTGTTTTAAAATAGCAGCATCAAGGAAGTGCTGAAGTATGTACAAGTGGGCGAAAAACCAAAAGAATCTGTTTCTTACTCTTGTGGGGAGTAAATACGAAATCTCCTGCTGTGCTTAATTGATAAGTCAGTTTCTCACCAGAGTCAAACATATACTTTCTGTCATTTCCATTTGAACACCACTTATTTATTGTTGAGAAAGTATTCAAGTGATGTATTTTGGTCAAAAAGAAATTTTTATATATTGGTTTGTTCTTGTAGATCTTTTCCCCCTCATAATAGTGGATGCATCTCTCCTTCTCCATATCTAAATAAAACCAACTTATTTGAAGTGGAATTTGTAAAATCCACAAAGATCAGACAATTGGGATTTTGATTGTAACATATATGGTTTACCAGCATTTACATAACTCGTCTTTGGAAAATTCTCCCAATTACTGGTGCTTTCTCATATATCTTATGTTTGCATCagatttttttctaatttgttaTCCAATATGTTGTCGTCATGTCAATTTTGATTCAGCTGAAAAGGTTTCTCCTTGTATATgtctaaaattatatttttgatgCCAGATTAACATTTTGTTTGAATTCATATGCCACAAGGATTTGAGGATATTCTTCAAGCTACCTGCTATGCTTTTGCTTGCAGTATATATCTTCACATTTGCAATGTTGTTAATCCTATCTTCTTCTAGGAATGTGACAAACCGAACTTGGAGTTGCCAAATTTTAACTTCAATGCATCACATCATGGTAATTTTGTGGCTATTGCTTCTGAACCAATATGCCTTGTGGGGTTGGATGTTGTTGCTCAAACTATTCCTGAGAAAGAATCAGTTGAAGATTTCATTGAGAGTTTCTCATCATACTTCTCAGGACTGGAATGGTTTAACATAATCAATGCTGGATCTTCTCATCAGATTTTAAGTGAGTTTTATAGGTACCTATCTATTTTTAGGCCTTACTTAATGCAAATGCCACtactgaaaatatttttattgtttcTTAACCTCAAACTCCTACTGTTATGTGCATTTCAAAGCTTTCTTCCATGTTTGAGTCAGAGATCGCAAAGAGTTTGCTCCAGTAAAAATGTTGAAGGTAATCCCCAAGCAAAAGATATATGTATGAACCCATGCACTTATTCTCGTCCATTACTCTTTAGAGTTTTGTGTCTCATTTTGGATAAGCCTTAGTTGACTGTGCGGgacatttatttttcaaaaagttaCATAATATAGGTATCTTTTGTTAAAACTTTATTGACAAGGTACATAAAGAGAACTTTTCTGAAAAATCTGCTCTTTTATCCAAGaacttagtaggcgtttggacatgaattccaaatttttttttcaaatttggaatttcactaaaatttgaattgaagatgaagttgtgtttggttataatttttgCAACATATTTGGATGTCTTTTTTTCAATATATTTTGCAACTAAACATTAGCAACCTTCCCATTTTCAATTGAAAAACTGGTTCTCACCAGTTTTTCAATTGAGATTGGAAAAATTGTAAGATTTTGATAACCAaatattgtttttaaaaaaaaaattgaaaaaaaggaaaattttcttatgtccaaacgggctcttactCTCTTTGGTTGGAAAAAGTTACTTGGGATCAAATTGAGCTCAGAATTCAGATGGCTAATGATTAGGTTAAATTAACCTCCATGCCTCCTtcggggggggggagggggggaataCCAACCTTTGTACTGTGAGAGCGACCATATGTACgagtgacgagcgcaaaacacaacacaaaattgatgctcgctaatcaaagatagtatagtaaaatatcgtctccacagggattgaatttaaacaatGTTCGAATAATTTCTGGTTTAATTGCTATTCAGGAGGATCAACACTTGAGTTAAATGATTATGAACTATGTTTAACTACTAAAATAAAGCAATTAACAATTGACTGCAAAGAACTAGAGATTAGCAGAGTTGGTTTCTTATAAATGTGAGGAATAAGGGTTTTGacatgataggtgcaagatagctatttgggatttaactctagtttaattcactctaatgttctaatgattctcacgaattcactcgatgattagttcaaacgtgtagtcaagactcctctctcgattaaaccaactctacgaggtgaactaatataagcactgTGAAAGCATGCGTTAATGGATTAGTCTTTAGGAAAACGTCTTTCGAATATTCTCCTtacttgatttaatcaacaattcaacaagctctttcgattatttaagagaatcaatgaattaaatcaaacaaaataatgcaaagataatcaccaaaatattcctctctcgattaaatagaccggtgaataaagttgcaataattcaaaactccataaacgaattcaagcaagaactagagttaaaaatccacaaatatttatcaaaacaccatattcgtcaaaccctaaggtaaactactccataatcatggaggaagttatcacaaatataattaaagaataaggaagcatcaatctaacgttacaatccaaactctcgtattgaattgatggaaagatgatgaaatcttgAGTCTCGTAGCCTTCAATGCTCTCCCAAAACTTTCAAGGTCAAAAGTTCTCTAAAATTCgtgtttttggtgtatttataccatgtagaaaCGGGCCCGGACGAAACTACTTTTTCCAAGCCGAATTGGGACAATTGGACCGTGAAAATACACTGGCGCGGTGCGCCATGCGCCACATTAGTGAGGATTTTCAGAGAGTTGATTTTTTCACTATGCAGGaatttttgacatccagacttggtcctcgacccccgaacgtgatcccgacttaatttcttgggcttttactcagacttcaaagctccaacttgttcaaattagctccaaattatcttaatagctcggaatcacttcctgcaaggcataaaacacataataagtgcaatacactaacatttaagctcaaacacaagtaaaatgcagtaattgtAGTGCAAACTATGACTAAAACACGGGATTCTAGTCTACCATCAACAAGTCATTCAAACTGCTCAACAATCATTTACTTATGAGAATGTGACAAGTTGGTTTCTAGTTTCTACCATTTTACAATAGGTGGCatagtgcaataatatctctgcTGTGACCAGCTCTTCCCCTGCTTATTTtatagtttaagtatgttttgcGGGAAAAGCAGTGTCGTACTGAGATTTGGCCTAGCTACTAGCAACAATTTCCTTCACCACCAACCTTTCATTTACTGTGATAGTGTCACAATTTGGCCCCCAGGGCCTAGCTCAAGTGGCAAAGGGTGGTGGATTTGTATCttaggtcacaggttcaagcccCTGCACCATGCAAAGCAAAGCCtgatatttaagtggagaagggtagaagggcgggcccattatccaccgagtttcgaaggctgcggttggtccaaaggatcggccccagacggatttctcggtcatcaaaaaaaaaaaaatagtgtcACAATTTGCTCTGGTTGAGTAATAGTTGCTGCCTCCTAGCTTCAGCGTAGTAGTTTCAAATTGACTGTTATAGTTTCTACTTTTAGCCTTGCCAAATTAATGTCTACTTTCTTGAAATGGGCATATCACGTTTTCCACTTTCTTGACGGGTCCCACTTTTACACTTCCAGCATCGACATGAATGAAAGAGTAATCTATCGCATCACTTGTCAGAAAATGATTCATACTTAACGACCATCTTAACAAACTAGTAGACTATGAATTTGATATAGAGGGAGTAGAAAATAAGATATTGGGAAACATCTACTTTTGTGACAATGAGGGACAGGTTTTGTCACCCGGAGAAACAAATTCATGCCAAATTGTAGAAAAGATTATACTGACAGATCTGAAATCTTATGCAGATATTGGAGTTTGAAGGAAGCATTTGTCAAAGCCATTGGTGAAGGCGTGGGTTACAAATTGGACACTGTTGAATTTCATCACAAAAACTGGGAAAACATATTTGTGAAAGTTGATGGTAAAGAACTGAAAGATTGGAAATTTTGGCTTCTTGAATTGGGGAAAGATCACGTGGTTAGTTCTTCAATAGTGCTAATTCCTATCTTGTTTTCCCTTTTGACTGCTCAATAATGCATGTTGCTAGAGGACAGTAAAAAAGAAGGTAACATACAAGTACTAGTTCTGGATCTCTGATGCTAGATTAAATAGAACCATTCACATAATTAACAGCCCCTCTTTCAAAAACTAGGAATTTAGCTGTTTAAAGTtgtgaattctcttttaatgatttaCATTCTATCATTGTTAAACCGCAATGCAACTTTTAAGAGTTCATAAGTACTGATACCAGCAATATTCAGCCAAAAAGCAGAGTCTCCGTTAGTTGCATGCATAGTATAGTAGTAACAATTTTTCAATTTGATGGTTAGCGTTGCAATCTGCTTTTTTGCATCAAGTATGACTTTTCTGTGATGTTGCAGGCATCGATTGCTAGGGTTCACCCAATGTTTGCTACTAGCAGTTACAAGAGAACGTTGAAGCGGACACAATTTAATAATGAGGAATACAATATGGGGCTTAATCTTCCAAATGCAAGCTTCATTTTCCGAAAGGTTGAAGACCTTTTGCCCTCCAATGAAGAAGGTAGAGTAGCACCATGTTTATCGCAAAATTGTGCTTTGGTGAAGGATTAAAAAGAGCTCAAAGATAGCCATTGATCGATACATTGGGTGGTTAATCAATGGCAGACGGAGCTTTGGCTTAGTCACTAAACATAAATATATATGAAAATGGCCCATAAaatacaacaaaaacaacaacaataaccgaGTGTAATCCgactagtggggtctagggagggtaaaatgtacgcagaccttaccgcTACCCgaagaaggtagagaggttgtttccgaaaggcCTTCGTCCCAAAAAGTATTTCACTAAATACTCTctcgtcccaatttatgtggcacTATTTACTTTTTAGTCAGTCCCACAAAGAAtgtcattttttattatttagaaataatttatctTTAGAATTCCTATTTAGATTCCGCCATGACAAGTGGGACTTGGGTTTtctggtgattttggactagagTTTGATTCTGTGGCGGAGAATTGCTAAATTCGTTATgcaaaattcgaatttaaatgtTTTTTTTCTGTTTGACTATTGTATACTATTGCACAAAAGAGGCGCTTGACATAGACATGAATCATATTAGACTAGAACTAGGACTCGATCCATGTTGAAAGGTACATGCTTTTACAAGCTGAACTTCAAGTAGCAAGACTTGTACCTTTTCAGTTGTGGGGTGTGTCTTTTAATGAGGATGCTAATGCTGAAACAAGTAACGAAAAATTTAGTCAATATATCATTTTTACAGCCGCTTCTGTATTCTCTGTTTCCTAATCTGCTTATTGATCACCCATACTAGTGAAAGGAGTTTTGGTGTTTAATTCTCTATTAATATAATTGGCTTGCTAGTTATTCTTTTCATCTCAATATTAATGATGCATGCGATTGTTGTACATTAATTCTTGTACCATTTACATCGAATTTGGTGTTAAACAATCATACACGCATACAAACTCGCAAATGACGacgacaacaaaaaaaaaaaaaaaactcagtgTAATTCTATATcaggggtctgaggagggtaatgtgtacgcagaccttaccatTATCTTGTGGAGGTAGAAaagttgtttctgatagaccctcggatCAAGGAACATTGAAAATAAAGTACTAAACAGtagcaacaacaatataatagGAACAAATGGCACAACatctatatttatttatatattattaaaaggagaggaaaaagtcATCTCCTTGAGCCAAGTGGCAGCCTAGAAAAAAGTTACTtggttaataattagttattggttattgtttttgaatttaaatatctataaaataataaaataaaatattttataataaaaacaaaaattaaaaattgtccgttcaaattggagagtagtttcaagttggagtttttaaattattttaaaataagaaactgccaattcaaaatttatttgttttttttttaataatttttgttttatttttgaaaatattattgagaataatagaataaaatataaaatataaaaatatatatatatattctattatattataaaaagaaagtagcatacaaaaatttaaataaagtaatatgctaataaaagtttctattaaaaatgtaataatactaaatatctatatctatatattattaaaagccAAAGAAAAAGGCACCACCACATTAATCCAAGTGATAGCCTAGAAAAAAGTCACATAGCATAATTAGTTGATCATTAGTTATTtagtaaataattaattattaaatattaacaAAAAAATTAACCACCTAAAATTAACTATTCAAACATGGATGGGGGTTGGTTTAggttagttaatttttttttgtctctttcgtttttataaatcattttcatttttgtttttaaaaataaaaaaaaaaatttatccaTTAAAATTCAGACAGTATTATTGAAAACAATAgagtaaaatataaaaaaaatattacaagaataatacaatatatatcttctattatattacaaaaaaaaagtagcAGACAAAAACACTAAACAAATAATATgctaataatttttatttaaaatgtaattatactaaacattggataatataataaagaaaaatacagaacaaaaaagttattcgatgactatataagttccattaatttaatagagattttattcattaaaattcagataatatctATTTTATCTATATAGAATAGGAAAAGCAAATCAATGTGATGATGCCAGGTGTAACGACAAAAATTTAACAAATGCCAAATTTTAGGATAAAGTTCCAAAAAATTTGGagattcaaaaattatttttaaaagggaaaaattaaaataataaaaaaatacaaagaaattaACTACTTAAGCATGGGTGAGGGTTGATTTAGGTtagttaatttctttttttttttatatatataaataattttcgtttttcttttttaaaataaaaagtgtATTTATTCACTAAAATTCAaacaatattattgagaacaatagaaaaaaatataaaataaacaaatatttcAAGAGtgataaaatatatatcttctattatattacaaaaagaaagcagcaaataaaaatattaaacaaagtaatatgctaataaatttttttattaacaatgcaattatactaaacattggataatataataaagaaaaatacaggaaaaaaagttattcgatgactatataagtttctttaatttaatagagattttatttattcaaaattctgaaaatattattaagaacaatagaataaaatgtaaaatagaaaaataattcaagagtaataaatatatatcttctattatattacccAAAAAAAAGTAGCAGacaaatattaaacaaagtaatatgctaataaaaatttctattaacatTGAAATAACACTAAAtatttgataatataataaaataaatttgtaattgtgataacccaaaatgtcatctttaatttaaacatttatttatgtGTTCTACGACATCAAAAAGTACTAttcattattcctcgacttgcgtgcgcagtctgtataattttccgaaaagtttttatgtgaaaaatggattaaaatgtgaaatagagctttaaaactcaactgagttgatttcagtcaacattttgatcaaacggacctggatcagtattttgacagtttcagtAGATCCGTATCGAGATTTGGGACTTTGggagtatgcccgaaatcaaattcggaggtccctaactcaaattATCGCTATTTAACgaaaactagaaatctaaaggcttTTCCAAAGTTGGACCACGaatttgactttgatgatatcggactCGAATTGAGATTCCGAAAATtgaaatagctctgttatgtcatttatgacttgtgagccaaatttgaagtcattccggattcgttTAATATGTTTTGACACGAGTTTTGCAaagtgaaaagtttgaaaaaaaattaaaagttcgaatcgaggtgtgaattgtaatgtcgatgttgtttg
The sequence above is drawn from the Nicotiana tabacum cultivar K326 chromosome 13, ASM71507v2, whole genome shotgun sequence genome and encodes:
- the LOC107823737 gene encoding uncharacterized protein LOC107823737 isoform X3; translation: MELEKGVQRWAVDISEWNPSPHYFSFAMSFLPQHEHSSITRFFKMEDRKRALVSRLLQYALVHQVLGIPYNEIVIRRTAEGKPYLECDKPNLELPNFNFNASHHGLEWFNIINAGSSHQILSEFYRYWSLKEAFVKAIGEGVGYKLDTVEFHHKNWENIFVKVDGKELKDWKFWLLELGKDHVASIARVHPMFATSSYKRTLKRTQFNNEEYNMGLNLPNASFIFRKVEDLLPSNEEGRVAPCLSQNCALVKD
- the LOC107823737 gene encoding uncharacterized protein LOC107823737 isoform X2 yields the protein MSTPPLPDRKRALVSRLLQYALVHQVLGIPYNEIVIRRTAEGKPYLECDKPNLELPNFNFNASHHGNFVAIASEPICLVGLDVVAQTIPEKESVEDFIESFSSYFSGLEWFNIINAGSSHQILSEFYRYWSLKEAFVKAIGEGVGYKLDTVEFHHKNWENIFVKVDGKELKDWKFWLLELGKDHVASIARVHPMFATSSYKRTLKRTQFNNEEYNMGLNLPNASFIFRKVEDLLPSNEEGRVAPCLSQNCALVKD
- the LOC107823737 gene encoding uncharacterized protein LOC107823737 isoform X1, with protein sequence MELEKGVQRWAVDISEWNPSPHYFSFAMSFLPQHEHSSITRFFKMEDRKRALVSRLLQYALVHQVLGIPYNEIVIRRTAEGKPYLECDKPNLELPNFNFNASHHGNFVAIASEPICLVGLDVVAQTIPEKESVEDFIESFSSYFSGLEWFNIINAGSSHQILSEFYRYWSLKEAFVKAIGEGVGYKLDTVEFHHKNWENIFVKVDGKELKDWKFWLLELGKDHVASIARVHPMFATSSYKRTLKRTQFNNEEYNMGLNLPNASFIFRKVEDLLPSNEEGRVAPCLSQNCALVKD